In Microbacterium galbinum, a single window of DNA contains:
- a CDS encoding YybH family protein, with protein sequence MTTRVTSLDQLNLAFADRFNARDLDGLMALNTADVVFVPAPGTPVTGEAAVRGALEQFLGLDLPISMTVRHVFESAGTGLAIADWTITGTGPDGSEIALAGTTADVAVFDEEHGWRYAVDNPFGTV encoded by the coding sequence ATGACCACCCGTGTCACCTCGCTCGACCAGCTGAACCTGGCCTTCGCCGACCGCTTCAACGCCCGCGACCTCGACGGCCTGATGGCCCTGAACACCGCCGACGTCGTCTTCGTCCCGGCTCCCGGCACCCCGGTGACCGGCGAGGCCGCCGTCCGCGGCGCGCTCGAGCAGTTCCTCGGTCTCGACCTGCCGATCTCGATGACCGTCCGCCACGTGTTCGAGAGCGCCGGCACCGGCCTCGCGATCGCCGACTGGACGATCACGGGCACAGGCCCCGACGGATCCGAGATCGCCCTCGCCGGCACGACCGCCGACGTGGCCGTCTTCGATGAGGAGCACGGCTGGCGCTACGCGGTCGACAACCCCTTCGGCACCGTCTGA
- the serS gene encoding serine--tRNA ligase — MIDLALLRDHPDLVRRSQAARGNDQATVDIALEADRSRRAALAAFEELRAEQNAFGKVIAKAPKEEKPALVAQGKELAERVKQAQQVANDAGEAASAALARIENVVIDGVPAGGEADFVELRRVGEVPSFDFEPRDHLEIGEILGAIDMERGAKVSGARFYFLRGIGARLEIALMNLALDKALQNGFVPLITPTLVRPEIMQGTGFLGEHADEVYHLDKGDDLYLVGTSEVALAGYHKDEIVDLSDGALRYAGWSTCYRREAGSHGKDTRGIIRVHQFNKLEMFVYTEAEDAEAEHLRLVALQEEMLTSLGLAYRVIDVAAGDLGSSAARKYDIEAWVPTQGAFRELTSTSNCTTYQARRLDVRHRPVVDGADSGSAPKTQHVATLNGTLATTRWIVALLETHQQADGSVRVPEVLRPYLGGLEVLTPENTKATSKVTA, encoded by the coding sequence ATGATCGACCTCGCTCTTCTCCGCGACCACCCTGATCTCGTCCGCCGCTCGCAGGCCGCGCGCGGCAACGACCAGGCCACCGTCGACATCGCACTCGAGGCCGATCGATCGCGCCGCGCGGCGCTCGCCGCGTTCGAGGAGCTGCGGGCCGAGCAGAACGCGTTCGGTAAGGTCATCGCCAAGGCGCCGAAGGAGGAGAAGCCCGCGCTCGTCGCGCAGGGCAAGGAGCTCGCCGAGCGCGTCAAGCAGGCGCAGCAGGTCGCGAACGACGCCGGAGAGGCAGCATCCGCCGCCCTGGCCCGCATCGAGAACGTCGTGATCGACGGCGTGCCCGCCGGTGGCGAGGCCGACTTCGTCGAGCTGCGTCGCGTCGGCGAGGTGCCCTCGTTCGACTTCGAGCCGCGCGACCACCTCGAGATCGGCGAGATCCTCGGGGCGATCGACATGGAGCGCGGGGCGAAGGTCTCGGGCGCCCGCTTCTACTTCCTGCGCGGCATCGGCGCCCGTCTCGAGATCGCGCTCATGAACCTCGCGCTCGACAAAGCGCTGCAGAACGGCTTCGTGCCGCTCATCACGCCGACGCTCGTGCGCCCCGAGATCATGCAGGGCACCGGCTTCCTCGGCGAGCACGCCGACGAGGTCTACCACCTCGACAAGGGCGACGACCTCTACCTCGTCGGCACCAGCGAGGTCGCCCTCGCCGGGTACCACAAGGACGAGATCGTCGACCTGTCGGACGGCGCGCTGCGCTATGCCGGCTGGTCGACCTGCTACCGCCGCGAGGCCGGATCGCACGGCAAGGACACCCGCGGCATCATCCGCGTGCACCAGTTCAACAAGCTCGAGATGTTCGTCTACACGGAGGCGGAGGATGCCGAGGCCGAGCACCTGCGCCTCGTGGCCCTGCAGGAGGAGATGCTGACCTCGCTCGGCCTCGCCTACCGCGTGATCGACGTCGCCGCGGGCGACCTCGGATCGAGCGCCGCGCGCAAGTACGACATCGAGGCCTGGGTGCCCACGCAGGGCGCGTTCCGCGAGCTGACGTCGACGTCGAACTGCACGACCTATCAGGCGCGCCGCCTCGACGTGCGCCACCGGCCGGTCGTCGACGGGGCGGACTCCGGCTCCGCACCGAAGACCCAGCACGTCGCGACGCTGAACGGCACGCTCGCGACCACCCGCTGGATCGTGGCGCTGCTCGAAACGCACCAGCAGGCCGACGGCTCGGTGCGCGTGCCCGAGGTGCTGCGCCCCTACCTCGGCGGGCTCGAGGTTCTGACGCCGGAGAACACGAAGGCGACGTCGAAGGTCACCGCATGA
- a CDS encoding diacylglycerol/lipid kinase family protein: MTKPPAARRQAALVYNPIKVDEKRLRAAVRELSKAEGWEHPAFYPTTIQDAGQGATAQALARGVDVVLVAGGDGTVRAVSEAIANTGVPLAILPSGTGNLLARNLALPLGSPDDMIRAALTGSRHAIDIGWARITRESGDESEHAFVVLAGIGLDADMIANTRPDLKKSVGWIAYVDGAARSLANASPFRSVYQIDDGRLHSTKVHSILFANCGTLPAGIALVPDASISDGTLDVAVIRPSGAFGWFNVWRRIWWENSVLRRFAAGRRILERRGKDAAVHYFQGLAAEAATSVPTPVELDGDEFGNAVRITCRVDPSALLLALPEGHPVDAL, translated from the coding sequence ATGACGAAGCCCCCGGCCGCGAGACGACAGGCCGCGCTCGTCTACAACCCGATCAAGGTCGACGAGAAGAGACTGCGCGCTGCCGTGCGCGAGCTCTCGAAGGCCGAGGGGTGGGAGCATCCGGCGTTCTATCCGACGACGATCCAGGATGCCGGGCAGGGTGCCACGGCGCAGGCTCTCGCCCGTGGGGTCGACGTCGTGCTCGTCGCCGGTGGCGACGGCACCGTGCGCGCGGTCTCCGAGGCCATCGCGAACACCGGTGTTCCCCTCGCGATCCTGCCGAGCGGCACAGGCAACCTGCTCGCACGCAACCTGGCGTTGCCGCTGGGCTCGCCCGACGACATGATCCGTGCGGCGCTGACCGGATCCCGCCACGCGATCGACATCGGATGGGCGCGCATCACGCGTGAGAGCGGTGACGAGAGCGAGCACGCCTTCGTGGTGCTGGCCGGAATCGGACTCGACGCCGACATGATCGCGAACACCCGCCCCGACCTCAAGAAGTCGGTCGGGTGGATCGCCTACGTCGACGGCGCCGCGCGCTCGCTCGCCAACGCCTCGCCCTTCCGCTCGGTGTATCAGATCGACGACGGCCGCCTGCATTCGACGAAGGTGCACAGCATCCTCTTCGCCAACTGCGGCACCCTGCCCGCGGGCATCGCCCTGGTGCCGGATGCCTCGATCTCCGACGGAACCCTCGACGTCGCCGTGATCCGGCCCTCCGGTGCGTTCGGCTGGTTCAACGTCTGGCGCAGGATCTGGTGGGAGAACTCGGTGCTGCGGCGCTTCGCCGCCGGCAGGCGCATCCTCGAGCGCCGGGGGAAGGATGCCGCGGTGCACTACTTCCAGGGCCTCGCCGCGGAGGCTGCGACGTCGGTGCCCACGCCGGTCGAGCTCGACGGTGACGAGTTCGGCAATGCCGTGCGCATCACGTGCCGGGTCGATCCGAGCGCGCTCCTGCTCGCGCTGCCGGAGGGGCATCCGGTCGACGCGCTCTGA
- a CDS encoding RNA polymerase sigma factor: MGAQAKSESIGDARALLTEMITDEPDRLRRRSISLGVPVDDADDAAQMALLRAWRSVAHLETPEPGRVCSWLDAIARNVAIDLSRQRARRPQTELDDEMPDAVNVAGAAEIRVILDGALAALHDLPDSLREPLLLTAVDGLSAGEAAERLGIDAAAVRQRVARARKALGACRQSGMGAD; this comes from the coding sequence ATGGGTGCGCAGGCGAAGAGCGAGTCGATCGGCGATGCGCGTGCACTGCTGACCGAGATGATCACGGACGAGCCCGATCGACTCCGGCGCCGCAGCATCTCGCTCGGCGTGCCCGTGGACGATGCCGACGACGCCGCCCAGATGGCGCTCTTGCGCGCCTGGAGATCGGTCGCCCACCTGGAGACTCCCGAGCCGGGAAGGGTGTGCTCGTGGCTCGACGCGATCGCGCGCAACGTCGCGATCGACCTCTCCCGTCAGCGGGCACGCCGCCCGCAGACCGAGCTCGACGACGAGATGCCCGACGCCGTGAACGTGGCCGGAGCCGCCGAGATCCGCGTGATCCTCGACGGTGCGCTCGCCGCTCTGCACGACCTCCCCGACTCGTTGCGGGAGCCACTGCTGCTCACCGCCGTCGACGGGTTGTCGGCCGGCGAAGCGGCGGAGCGCCTCGGGATCGACGCCGCGGCGGTCCGCCAGCGCGTCGCCCGCGCACGCAAGGCGCTCGGCGCCTGCCGGCAGAGCGGCATGGGCGCGGACTGA